The Anaerolineae bacterium genome contains the following window.
AGCCAAAACAAGCGGATTTTGCTGGAGGGTCAATTAGGCGCTTTGCGCGACCCTGACCACGGGATTTATCCCTATCCTACCTCTTCCTCCCCCCTGGCCGGTTTTGCGGCCGTGGGCGCGGGAATTCCGCCTTATGCCATCCGGCGGATTGTGGCCGTAGCCAAAGCTTATTCAAGCTGCGTGGGGGCCGGGCCGTTTGTGACCGAGCTTTTGGGGCCGGACGGCGACGAACTGCGCAATCGGGGCGGCAACGATGGGGAGTACGGGGCCACCACCGGCCGCCCCCGGCGCGTCGGCTGGTTTGACGCCGTAGCCACTCGTTATGGCTGCCGGGTGCAGGGTGCCACCGAAGTGGCCCTGACCTTGTTGGACGTTTTGGGTTATCTGGAAAAAATCCCCGTTTGCGTGGCCTACAAAGTTGAGGGCAAAGTGGTGGAGGAATTCCCCACCCCGGCCAAACTTGAGCAAGCCAGGCCGGTGTTTGAATACTGGCCGGGTTGGCAGAGCGATATTTCAGAAGTGCGGACGTTTGAGGGTTTACCCAAAAATGCGCAGGCATATGTCGCCAAAATCGAAACGTTAATCGGGGCACCAATAAGGTGGATTTCTGTTGGCCCCACCAGAGAAGCAATGATCATGAGGGATACGTAGCAGAAAAACAAGAAAGGGGGAGAGCACGAAACATCAACCTTACCTTTTTTGACGAATGACCGCCGGCCAACGACCAATATTGACCACAAACCGGGCAAACAAATCGGTCGTTCGTTTAACGGTCACTAAGCTATCGGGGCAGCCTACAATAAAATAATCCGCTTCTGGACGGCGACGCCGGTAGAGGATATGTACAGTTTGCTCACACCATCTTTCGCGGCCGGTACTGAATGGCCTCGGCGATGTGCGGCGATTGAATATCTACTTCTCCGGCCAAATCGGCAATGGTGCGGGCCAACTTCAAAATCCGGTGATACGCCCGCGCGCTCAGGTGCATCTGCTGCATCGCACTTTTGACCAGGTTGGCCCCGGTCTCATCCAAAGGACAAAACTGCCGGATTTCCGCCGGCCCCATATCCGAGTTGATTTGCAGGACGCAATTTTTGAAACGTTCCCGCTGAATAGCTCGCGCTTTTTCCACCCGTTCGCGCACGGCAGCGCTGGCTTCGCCGGTGCGTTTGTCGCTGAGTTTTTCAAAGGGCACGCGGGGCACTTCCACGTGAATGTCAATCCGGTCCAACAGGGGGCCGGATATTCTTTTCTGGTAGCTTTTGATCATTGAGATCGAGCAGGTACACTCTTTTTCTGGATCTGTGGCGTAACCACAGGGGCAGGGGTTCATACTGGCAATGAGAGTAAAATTGGCGGGATAGGTCAACGAACCGGCGGACCGGCTAATGGACACCACTTTATCTTCCAATGGCTGGCGCAGCATCTCCAGCATCCGGCTGCCAAATTCAGGCAGTTCGTCCAATGATGAACGACAAGTTTGATATGTGTCAACCTTTTGATTTAGCAGGTTTAGTTGTAAGAGAGAATTTACCTGAGTCAAAATCAACTTCACCCGGTTACAGATTTGGCTTTACCTGAAAATGATATAGGTACTTTTTATTATTGCAAAATCATAAGCCAGCCTTCGGGCTGGTTTCTTTTTGAGGCGGTAGTCACTCATGTTAAAATAACCGGAAGTTTTCAACATCAATTTGAAGATACCATGAGCGATGATTTTTCCAAAATCTTCCATACATAGAAGACGCATATTACTAACTGCAATTATTATCCTTTTTACATGCGCCCTAATGTTCTGCGGTGTTGAACGGGAGGCACGTGGTGTGTGGCGATTAACTGCACCTGGGTTATCTATTATTGGGTTGCGTGACAGCTTCACTGGTCCTGTGCTTTGGATTTATACCTGGGATGAATTTCAAGGTCAGTGGGCCGAAGGTCAATGGCACCCCGCCGAACCGACACCATATCCAACTCAAATACCTTATCCTACAAGTACCCCCTACCCTACTCCATCTAAAGATTTTCCATTGCAAGAAACATAAGTGAAAAGGATTGTGACCTATGGATATGCAAAATAATCTACCACTTGAGGCTCAAGCTCTTGCTGCCCATCTTGATGCCCAACCTAGATCAATTCAAGTCATTGTTCAATACTGCGTGGGTATGGCGATGGTTGAATCAGGTAAAGCCGAGTTGATCAATACAAAACCTAGCGAAGATGGAACCCTATGTACTTTTGAGACCGTAGCTGGAGATGTATTTACGTTGCCGAAACCACCTATGGACACTGATACCGAGACACTGGTGATGGAGATGTTGAGAAATATTTTGGAAGAAGAGGGGTGGTTATGAAAATCCTAACATGGTTTACAGTTGGGTTTATTATCCTTTCGATTGCTCTTATTGGTATCAGAGTTGAATATATTGAGGATGAAACCATCAAATTGTGGGATGTACATATATTTAAAATATATATCATCACTTATACTCACGATGAGAGTGAAGGTCCGGTCTTTTGGCTTAGTGATGAAAACGGGTTAATTAAACGTTGGCCTGAATTCAGACCAACACCAGATTGGTTACAGTACGCATAACAAATTTTATTTTTCTGCCTCTAAAAAATACTGCGGTTGACATCGACAGTTTTCCTCACGTATAGTAGATGTAATAGTTACAACCGTTACACACGTTACATCCATCTAAACCCACATTTCTTATGAAAGATTATCTTCTCCCCTCCCAAGCCGCCAGATTACTTGATAAATCAAAGGTTACCATCATCCGATGGATTCACAAAGGTGATTTTGAAAATGTAAGGAAAGTTGGCGATGAGTTTCGTATTCCACTTGTTTCATTTAATAAGTTTTTAGAGAATACCAAATTCAAGCCCAAGGACAATGGCTAAAATAATCTCCATCTCTATCTTCAAAGGTGGTGTAGGTAAGTCCACCACGGCTGTATCATTATCTTCTGCTCTCACTCAAAAAGGTAAGCGGGTTCTGTTGGTCGATCTAGATCAACAAGCTTCGGCCACAAAGTATCTTGGGCTTGAACCAGAACGTATTGTTCCCAACCTCTATCATGTATTTCTCAGGCAAACTGCTGCGGCGATGGCAGTTCAAAAACTCAAATGGGGATTTGATCTGCTTCCATCTAGTGACCTATTAGCTGCCATTGAAGAGGCGATGGAGGCTGGTAAAGATGAGGGGTTATTGAAAGAGTTTCTCAGTCCCCTATTGGTCAATTATGATTACATCATTCTTGACTCCCCTCCCGGCAAACAACTTCTATCCTTCAACGCTTTGTATGCTGGTGACTGGATCATCGCTCCAGCCTCTGCTGAACGGATGGCGATTGACGGATTGACAGATCTTCTAAATTACGTAACCGATGTAATGTGGAGTAAATATGACCATCTGACCAAACAAGAAATTCGCGTTCTTTTTACGATGTACAAAGGGGGAACGATCCATTCCCCTGGTATTGTCCAAAACGCTCGAAAGATATGGCGCGATAATATTTTGCCAATCTTGATTCCCGAATCAATTGAGTTTCCGCGTAGTTATGATAAAAAAATGCCAATCACCCAATACAACCCCCAGCATAAAGGCTCATTAGCCTACATAAGGCTGGCAGATTGGGTGATTCAAAACATATGAAACAGCCCAAAATTGATTCCTTTAGATCCTCACGCACTCCAAATCCTGAAGCAGTTTCTATGCCGGAGGATGCTCGTCCTATCAAGAAAGTAGAAAAGGCAAAACCCTCACTCACCACTACTACCGAACGAATGAACGGTGACACCGAACGGGTGAACCGAACGGTTATAAAGAACACGGATGAAAAAAGTGTTTTAGATGAGATGAACCAAGGTGTGGTTGAGACAAAAAGACGTCCAACGGAACGCTACAGTTTTGAGATATTTACCGACCAGAAACAGAAGATACGCGACCTACAATACCAATATGAAAAAAGGATGGGGAAACGTTTATCATCGAGCCGGATCATTCGTGAAGCTATCGAGGTGTATCTAGAAAAAGTACTTAACCTTGAGGGAGATTAAAGAATTTCCCTGAAAAAATATTAACTTGGCAAACCCTGTTATATGAGCAAATCTGTCCAATCCGCGTCAACGCCATTCAACTTTAACAACTTCCAAGGGTTTGGCTATCCTAATACAACTCATGTTCCCGATCTTCTATTCGATCACATCATGCAAGATTTGGATGAGAAAGAGTTAAAAGTCCTGCTTTACATTATCCGACGGACATTTGGTTTTAAGAAACAGGTTGATAATATCTCACTCAGCCAACTCGTTAATGGCATTGTCACTCACGATGGTAGAGTTCTGGACAGAGGAACAGGTTTGAGCAAGGCAACGGTTGCCAGAGCCTTACAGTCTTTGAAGAAAAAAAATCTCATCAATGCCATCCAAAATCGCAGTCCAGAGAAAGGAAACCTACCCACCATATACTCATTAAGAATGTCTATTGACCCTTGTCTCAGTAGTGAGACAAGGGTTGTCTCACCGGTGAAACAAGGGCTTGTCTCAGCAGTGAGACACACAATAAACAGTAATACAACATACAGTAAAACAACAGCAAAGAAAAAAAGTGAAACAGAAATATCTGACAGCACTACCACTAACTACGGAGGTCTTGCTGCTGCCCTGATTGACAGAGGAAT
Protein-coding sequences here:
- a CDS encoding adenylosuccinate synthase, producing the protein MNVTAVVGANWGDEGKGKTTDYLAAEADMVVRFQGGSNAGHTIINDYGKFVLHLLPSGVFYPQVTNVLGPGVAVNMATVLNEMDILTRNGVPEPTLRISDRAQVVLPYHLLLDKYEEERLGRQQFGSTRQGIAPFYADKYFKVGVPVADLFDEARLRRRLETSLVAKNVLFEHLYHRPALTADELIPPLRQTAEKIRPFVCDTTALLHQALSQNKRILLEGQLGALRDPDHGIYPYPTSSSPLAGFAAVGAGIPPYAIRRIVAVAKAYSSCVGAGPFVTELLGPDGDELRNRGGNDGEYGATTGRPRRVGWFDAVATRYGCRVQGATEVALTLLDVLGYLEKIPVCVAYKVEGKVVEEFPTPAKLEQARPVFEYWPGWQSDISEVRTFEGLPKNAQAYVAKIETLIGAPIRWISVGPTREAMIMRDT
- a CDS encoding ATP-binding protein, translated to MLEMLRQPLEDKVVSISRSAGSLTYPANFTLIASMNPCPCGYATDPEKECTCSISMIKSYQKRISGPLLDRIDIHVEVPRVPFEKLSDKRTGEASAAVRERVEKARAIQRERFKNCVLQINSDMGPAEIRQFCPLDETGANLVKSAMQQMHLSARAYHRILKLARTIADLAGEVDIQSPHIAEAIQYRPRKMV
- a CDS encoding helix-turn-helix domain-containing protein, with translation MKDYLLPSQAARLLDKSKVTIIRWIHKGDFENVRKVGDEFRIPLVSFNKFLENTKFKPKDNG
- a CDS encoding ParA family protein, which encodes MAKIISISIFKGGVGKSTTAVSLSSALTQKGKRVLLVDLDQQASATKYLGLEPERIVPNLYHVFLRQTAAAMAVQKLKWGFDLLPSSDLLAAIEEAMEAGKDEGLLKEFLSPLLVNYDYIILDSPPGKQLLSFNALYAGDWIIAPASAERMAIDGLTDLLNYVTDVMWSKYDHLTKQEIRVLFTMYKGGTIHSPGIVQNARKIWRDNILPILIPESIEFPRSYDKKMPITQYNPQHKGSLAYIRLADWVIQNI